The genomic interval GTTCAAGCTCTGCATGGTCATGGCGGGCAAGACGACGCTGCTGCGGCGCACCTGGGGGCGCGCCCCGGCGCGGGCGGGCGTCGCGCTGCTGCTCGCGGGCACGTGGGTGCGGGCCCGCCTGGAGACGTCACGGGGGCGGACCGGGCACTGGGCCGTCGCGTGGCGGCGACGCGCCGACTGGCGGCCGGGCTACCCGCACGCGCGCACGGCGCTGTTCGGGCCCGCTGCCCCGACCGCTCCGCCCGTCCGCTCCGACCGGGACCCGCACGCTGACCGGGACCCGCACGCCACCCGGGACCCGCACGCAGACCAGGACTCCCGCACCGACCGGACCCCGCGTCAGGAGGCCCGCGCATGACCACCCGAGCGCGCCCGCTGACCGTCGAGGCGGAACCCGCGTTCCGCACCGCTCACGCCAACCCGTACAACGCGAGCCTGTACCGCGCCGTGCGACGCTGCGGCGCGCACGTCGACGACCTGTCCGTGCGGCGCCTGCTCACGCGGCACGTCGACATCGTCCACCTGCACTGGCCCGATCTGACGTTCCTGTCCTCGCACCGCCCGCTGGCCGTGCTGCTGCGCCTGGTCGCGTTCTTCGGTGCGTTGCGCGTCGCCCGGCTGCGCGGCACCCGGCTGGTGTGGACGGCCCACAACCTCGCGAGCCACGAGCCGCGGTCCACGCCCGCGCTGCGCGCGCTGTACCGCCGGCTGCTCGTGGCCAACATCGACGGCATCCTGACGCTCACCGCCGACGGCGCCCAGGCCGTGCGGAGCCTCGACCCGGACCTGGCCTCCGTCCCCACGTTCGTGACCCCGCACGGCCACTACCGCGACGACTACGACCTCACGGTGTCGCGCGACGTGGCCCGCGAGCGCCTCGGCGTCGATCCCCGGGTGCGTCTGGTCGTCTCGGTCGGCCAGATCCGCCCGTACAAGAACGTGCCGCGGCTCCTGGAGGTGTTCACGCAGGTCCCGGACGTGGACGCGCGGCTCGCCGTCGTCGGGAAGCCTGCGGGCGGCGTCGACGCGGCCGCGCTGCGCGCGCTCGCGGACGCCGACCCGCGCATCACCGCCGAGCTCGAGTTCCTCCCGGACGACAGGCTCGCGCTGTGGCTGCGCGCCGCCGACCTCGTGGTGCTGCCCTACCGGCGGATCCAGAACTCGGGGTCGGCGCTGCTCGCGCTGTCGGCGGACCGTCCCGTGCTGGTTCCGGCCATCGGCGCCCTGACCGAGCTCGCCGACGCCGTCGGCCCGGCGTGGGTGCGCTGCTACGGCGGGGAGCTGGACGCCGCGACGCTGGGCGACGCGCTGCGGTGGGCGGCTGGTCCGCGGGAGCAGCGCTGCGACCTCGACGCGTTCGCGTGGGACCGCATCGCGGAGGCGACCGTCGCGGCCTACGAGGCGGTGCTCGGCCGGCCGCGTCCGCGCGGCTCGCGGCGGATCGTGAGCGCCGACGGCGGCCCGGTGCGGGCCGGCGTGTCTCCCTGACCGGGGGCGTGCCGGGAATAAGGCGCACCCCTCGGGGTGTCGAACGAGGGTGAGGTCACGTGCCTCATCGGCCACGGCTGTCTCGCCACCACCCCTGACGGAGGTCCCATGGACGCCGCTCCCCCGACGAGGTCCCTCATCGCGGACGCCTCCCCGGTGGCCGCCACGCCCACCACCGGCTCACCCCCTCGGTCCAAAGACCGGTCCACAGGCCGGTCCACGGGCCGGTCCACAGCGCAGCCGGACCCCGGGTCCGCGCCGGCGTCGGACCGCCTCCCGCGGACGCACTTCACGGCGATCGCGCTCCTGCTGGCCTCGACGTTCGTCGTCATCCTCAACGAGACGACGATGAGCGTGGCTCTCCCGCCGATCATGGCGGACCTGCACGTCACGGCGGCCACGGGCCAGTGGCTGACGACGGTGTTCATGCTGACCATGGCCGTCACCATCCCCACGACGGGGTTCCTGCTGCAGCGCTTCGGCACGCGCGTGTCCTACCTGCTGGCGATGTCGCTGTTCAGCGCGGGCACGCTGCTGGCGTTGCTGGCCCCGTCGTTCGGCGTGCTCGTCGGCGCCCGCGTGGTCCAGGCGCTCGGCACCGCGATCATGATGCCTCTGCTCATGACGACGGTCATGAACCTGGTGCCGCCGCGGCACCGGGGCCGGGTCATGGGCAACGTGTCGCTCGTCATCTCGGCGGCTCCCGCGCTCGGCCCGACGCTCTCGGGTGCCGTGCTCGGGCCGCTCGGGTGGCGCGGCGTCTTCGGCGTGGTGCTGCCGATCGCGGTCGCGGCGCTCATCGTCGGCGCGGTGCTGGTGCGCGACGTCTCGGTGCGGGAGCGGCAGCGCCTCGACGCGGTGTCGATCGCGCTGGCCGTGGCCGGGTTCGGCGGTCTGGTCTACGGCCTGTCGTCGCTGGGTGAGGCCGTCGACGGCACGACGCCGGTGCCGCCCGCCGCTCCGCTGGCTCTCGGTGTCGCCGGGGTGGCGTTGTTCGCGTGGCGGCAGGTGCGCCTGCAGCGTCACGACGACGCGCTGCTCGACCTGCGCGTCTTCGCCTCACGAGGCTTCTCCACGAGCCTGGCCGCGCTGGCGGTGTCGATGCTCGCGATGTTCGGCTCGTTCATCGTGCTGCCGCTCGTGCTCCAGCGTGCGCTGGGCCTGGACCCGCTGGTCACGGGCCTGCTGGTGCTGCCCGGCGGGCTCGTGATGGGCCTGCTGGGGCCCGTGGTCGGCACCCTGTACGACCGGGTGGGGCCGCGCCCGCTGGTGGCTCCGGGGGCGGCGCTGGTCGCGGCCGCGTTCGCCGCGCTGACGACGATCAGCCCGACGACGGCCTGGGGGTTCGTGCTCGCCGCCCACATGCTGCTCAGCCTGGGCCTCGCGCTGGTGTTCACGCCGCTGTTCACGTCGGCTCTCGGCTCCCTGCCTCCGCGGCTGTACTCGCACGGGTCGGCCGCCCTCGGCACGGTGCAGCAGCTCGCGGGCGCCGCCGGGACGGCGACGTTCGTCGCACTGCTCACCGCGCGGTCGGCCTCGCTGGGCGCAGGCGGGGCCGACGCCCCGCACGCGCTCACGGGCGGCGCGAGCCTCACGTTCGTCGTCGGGGCGGCGGTCATGCTCGGGGCGGCCCTGCTCGCCCTGGGGCTGCGCCGCGTCCCGGCAGCCGAGGGGGCGGCGCCGCACTGAGGAGCGGCGGCGTCAGCCGTCCGCCGACCCCTGCTGCTGCTCCCACCACGCCCGCAGCTCGGCCTCGGCGCGCTCAGTGCCCAGCGGGCCGTGCTCCATGCGGAGCGCGAGCAGGTGCTTGTACGCGGCCCCGACCTCGCGGCTCGGCCCGATCCCGAGGATCGACATGATCTGCGTCCCGTCGAGGTCCGGGCGGATCGCGTCGATCTCCTCCTGGGCGCGCAGCGCCTCGATGCGGCGTTCCAGGTCGGTGTAGGCGTCGGCGAGCCGTTGCGCCTTGCGCTTGTTGCGTGTCGTGGAGTCGGCGCGTGTCAGCCGGTGCAGGCGCTCGAGCAGCGGCCCGGCGTCGGTGACGTAGCGACGCACGGCCGAGTCGGTCCAGGCGGGGCTCAGGCCTCCGCCGGTGGACGCGTCGGCGTACCCATGGAAGCGCAGGTGCAGCTCGATGAGCCGGGCGACGTCCTTGACCACCTGCTTCTCGTACTTCAGGGCACGCAGGCGCCGGGTCGCGAGCTTCGCGCCGACGATCTCGTGGTGGTGGAACGAGACGCCGCCGCCCGGCTCGAACCGCCGCGTGGCCGGCTTGCCGATGTCGTGCAGCAGGGACGCCAGGCGCAGCACGAGGTCGGGTCCCGGCACGGGACCGTCGGGGCCCGTCTCCTGGGCGATCGCCTGCTCGAGCACGGTGAGGGAGTGCTGGTAGACGTCCTTGTGGCGGTGGTGCTCGTCGATCTCCAGCTTGAGCGCGGGCAGCTCGGGCAGCACGTGGCCCGCCAGGCCCGTCTCGACGAGCACCTCGAGCCCGCGCCGTGGGCGGTCGGCCAGCAGCAGCTTGCTGAGCTCGGCCTGCACGCGCTCGGCCGAGACGATCTCGATGCGGTCCACCATCGACTCGAGCGCGGCGAGCGTCCCCGGGTCGACGGCGAAGCCGAGCTGTGCGGCGAACCGGGCCGCGCGGAGCATGCGCAGCGGGTCGTCGTCGAACGAGCGCTCGGGTGCGATGGGGGTGCGCAGCACACGGCGCGCCAGGTCGCCCAGCCCGTCGAACGGGTCGACGAACGTCAGCTCGGGCACGCGCACGGCCATGGCGTTGACGGTGAAGTCGCGCCGCGACAGGTCGCCGTCGAGCGTGTCGCCGAACGCGACCACGGGCTTGCGCGAGGCGGGGTCGTACTGGTCCGAGCGGTAGGTGGTGACCTCGACGACGATGTCGGCGGCTCCCGCCGTGCCGCCCTCCTCGCCGGCACCTCCCTCGCCGGCGCCACTCCCGGCGCGCGGCGGGCGGGCGAAGCGGCGCGCGCCGATCGTCCCGAACTCCTTGCCGATGTCCCAGTGCGCGTCGCCCCACCGGGCGAGCAGCTCCTGGGTCTGGTCCGGGGACGCCGACGTCGCGAAGTCCAGGTCGTTGCTGGCGCGCCCGAGGAACGCGTCGCGCACGGGGCCGCCGACGAGCGCGAGCTCGTGGCCCGCGGACCTGAACAGCGTGCCCAGCTCGATCGCGGCGGGTGCCATCGTGGTCAGCGTGCGCAGCGCACGGTGCAGGAGGTCTTGCTCGGGGGTCGACACGGCATGGGATTCTCCCTGATCCGGTGCGCGCACGCGCACCCGGAACACCCGAGCGGTCGCGCCGCGTGCGTCAGCCGGGCTGCGCGCACTCGGTAGGGTTGTGGCATGCAAGGGGCAGCGCAGGCAAGTGGTGGTCACCACCCGCGCCCCGCCGTCCCCCGATGCCTCCGGGCGGAAGCCCGTTGCGTGTCGATCCCCGGCGCTTGCGCCCCACGCCCGGCGCTCCGCCCGGCACGGGCGGCCTGAGCCCGCTGCCGACCCCCGTCACCCCGCAGCAGCACCTGCCCGTCGTCGACGAGACGTCGGCGGGCGGCGTCGTCGTGCGCCCCGCCGACGACGGCGAGGACGGGCCGCAGGCCGCGGTGATCGTGCGGCGCAACCGCGCCGGACGCCTCGAGTGGTGCCTGCCGAAAGGGCACCTCGAGGGCACGGAGACCCCGCAGCAGGCCGCGATCCGCGAGGTCTTCGAGGAGACGGGCATCGCGGGCGAGATCCGCACGACGCTCGGCGTCATCGACTACTGGTTCTCGGGCGAGACGCGCCGCGTCCACAAGGTCGTCCACCACTACCTGCTGAGCATGACGGGCGGCACCCTCACGGTCGAGGGAGATCCTGACCAGGAGGCCGAGGACGCCTTCTGGGTGCCGGTCGGCATGCTCCCCGAGCGCCTGTCGTACCCCAACGAGCAGCGGCTCGCGGTCATCGCGCGCCAGCTGCTCGTCCGCGCCCCCGGCCTCGCGCGGCCCGGATCCCCGCAGTGACGCGCGCGTCCACCCCGCGGCGGGCCGGCACCGGCCGCCGACGACGCATCGGCGCATGCCTCGCCACCCTCGCGGCCGCCGCGGTGCTCGCCGTCGGCGGCACGCCCGGCACCGCCTACGGGCTCGGCGACGCAGGTGGCACACCCAGCACGACCGCCCTGGTCGCGACCGCGAACGAGCCCCGCACCCCGACGCTCACGATGCGGGCCTTGACCCCTCGGTGGCGCACCCGGGCGACGACCTCACGGTCACCGTGACCGTCGCGAACCCGACCGCCGAGGTGCTCGAGGGGGCGAGCGTGCGACTGTGGATCGGGTGGAAGCGTGTGCTCTCCCGCAGCGACCTGGCCGCGTGGGCAGACGGCACCGGCGGGCGCCCGGGAACCCCGCAGAAGACGCTCGACGTCCCCTCGCTGGCGGCGGGCGCCCACATCGACCTGACGTTCTCGCTCCCCGTCGACGGCCTGCGCCTGACCGGCGACGATCGCGCACCGCGCGAGCTCGCGATCACGCTCGCGGACGGCCGCAGCACGCTCGCCGCCGTGCACTCGTTCCTGTTGTGGGACCCGGCTCCTCCGGGCGAGGGCACCCCGTCCGGGGACTCCGGAGCGCGGGGCACCACGCCGGAGAGCCCAGAACCACCGAGCCCAGAACCATCGGACACCGGACAGACGGGCACCGGGAAAACGGGCACCGGGAAAACAGGCACGGTCGGCCTCTCGCTCCTCGCCCCGATGACCGGCCCCGCGCTCGATCCGGCCGACCCCCATTCCGCTGGCGCGCTCGCGGCCCTGACCGCCCCTGGCGGCCCGCTCGCCCGCACGCTTGCCGCGGTGGGCGTGGCGGAGGGCGCGACGGGCACCCGAGGCGCGCTCGCGATCGCCGTCGACCCTGCCCTCGTCGCCACGGCGACGGCGTCGCACGATCCGCAGACCACGGCCTGGGCGGGTGCGGTGACGGGTCTCGGCGACCGCACGAGCGTGAGCCCGCTGCCCGCGTACGACCCCGACCTGGGCGCGCTCGCACACGCCGACCTGGGCGCCCCCGATCTCACCGGGGCGCTCACCGCGCCGCTCCCTGCGGGCTGGAGCGTGCCCTCGACATGGGGGGCGACGGTCGCCTGGCCCGCAGGGTCCACGCCCGACGTCGCCACGCTGGCGGCCGCACGGGCGGCTGGGCTGAGCACCGCCGTCGTCATGGACGGGCTCGCACCGTCGCAGGGGACGGCCACCGGTCTCGCGGCCGTCGGCACGAACGCGGGTGGCGTGACGGCACTCGTCGCCGACCAGGCGCTCTCGCAGGTGCTCGCCGCGGCGACCGACCTGGCCGGAGGTGAGGCCCCCGTCCTGTCGGCGGCCGAGGCGACGCAACGGCTTCTGGCAGAGACTGCGGTCGTCGCGTTCCAGAACGCCGGCGACGAGCCTCACCTGCTCGCGACACTGCCCCGCGGCTGGTCGCCCGACGCCGACGCGCTGCACGCCACGCTCGGGGCGCTCCAGGCGAGCGGGTGGGTGCGTCTGGCTCCGCTGGACGAGCTGCGCGCCTCACCGGTACCCACCGTGGAGCGCACTCCGTTGCCCGGCAGCCAGCCCCAGGACGGCGAGCTGGCGCCCTTGGAGGTGCGGCGGCTCGCCGACGCCCGCTCGGCGGTCGCCTCGCTCGCGGCAGTCGCCGACGATCCCCGCGCCGTGACGTCGCTCGTCGCCCCTGGCCTCGCCGCCCCGGTGTCGGTCGCGTGGCGCTCGTCGCCCACCGACCGATCGACGGCCGTCGACGCCGCGATCGACGCCGCGACGACCCTGCGCAGCGCACTGACCGTCTCGGTGGTGAACCTCGAGGTGACGCTCATCTCGGCGGCAGGGGCGCTTCCCGTCACGGTGCGCAACAACCTGCCGGTCGACGCGACGGTGGACGTGGTGCTGCGGCCCGACGACGCGCGCCTCATCATCGAGTCGCGGCCGACGATCGTCGTCGCGGCCGGCACGGAGGCTCGTGTGAACGTTCCGGTGAGTGCGCTCGCGTCGGGCGACGTCGACGTGCAGGTCCAGCTTCTGACGCCCGACGGCGCACAGGCGGCCGATCCGGTCAGCCTTCAGCTCCGCGTCCGTGCCGGGTGGGAGACCGTGGGGACCGCCGTCCTGGCCGGGCTGGTGGCGCTGCTCCTGGTCTTCGGCATCTGGCGGACCGTGCGGCGTGGACGGTCGCCGCGACGCACCTCCGACGCCGACGTGCCCGACCCGCTGATCCGCGGCGAGGCCGAACGGCGGGCGTGACGCCGCGCGACGGTTTCCGCACCGGGTCGGGCCGCGCTGGGCGGTGCTGACCGGACGCGACCGGGTCCACCCCTACGATGATCGAACCGGGCGGCCGACGGATGACAGTTGACTGTCGACAGAGCGAGCGTCGGTCGCCTGTCCGGTTGAATGAACCCGCGCGGGTGCAGGCCCGCCGCACCCACGAGGAGGCCAGGTGAGCAACGTCCCACCGAGCGGACCCGCGCACGGCAGCGAACGCCGCCCGGCCGTCGCGCAGGGCAGCGTCGTCGTCGACAGGTACCGGCTCGAGCAGGTCGCGGCAACCGATCTCGCGGACGCGCGCGCCTGGGCGGCGACGGACGTCGTCCTCGACCGCGCCGTCCGGGTGACGTTCCTCAGCGGCCCGCACGCGTCGAGCGCCCTCGACGCGGCTCGCCGCGCAGCCCTCGTGGCCGACCCGCGGCTCGCACGCGTGCTCGACGTCGGCACCACGAAGGTCGACGGCGTCCCCGTGTCCTACGTCATCACCGAGCCGTACGGCGGCTCGACGCTCACCGAGATCATCTCCAGCGGCCTCGTCGACGCGCAGCAGGCTCGCGCGATCATCGGCGAGGCCGCCGCCGCGCTCGACGTCGCCGCGCAGCGCGGCGTCCACCACCTCGCGCTGCGGCCTGACGCCGTCCGTGTCGACGGCCACCAGGTCGTCGTCACCGGCCTGGGCCTCGACGCCGGGCTGGCCGGCATCGAGGGTTCGGGAACCGACGGTGCCTCGTCGGACGCGCGTGACCTGGCCGCGCTGGCGTACTACGCGCTCACCGCCCGGTGGGCCGGCGACGACCTCGACGAACCGTGGCTCGCCGCGGACGTGGTGCGTCCCCTGCCCGCGCAGCGCGACGAGCACGACGTGCCGCTCGACCTGTCGACCCTGGTCCCGCACGTCGATCCCGTGCTGGGCGAGGCGGTGCGGCGTGCCCTGGGCAGCAGCGGCGAGGGACCGTCGAGTCCCGGGGAGCTGGCCGCCGCGCTGCGCCCCTGGGGCGAGGTCTCGGTCGTCGCGGCGCTGCCCGCGTTCGTCCAGCCGGCGGCACCGGCCGGCGCCCCTGCGCGGCAGTCGGTGCGTGGCGCTGCTGCGGGCGGCGCGGCGGCTGGGGCGCCCGCGGGCGCCCCAGTCCGACGCCCGACCGGGCGCATCCCGCGTGCTGCTGGTCTCCCGGGAGCGGTGGGTGCCTCAGGGCTCGCCGGGGCTGGGGGCGCCGGGGCGCCGCCGGATCGGCGGCGCCGCCCCCGGGCACGCCGGTCGCGCCCGTCCCGCCTCCCCCGCCGCCCGGGGGCTACGCACCCGCGTTCCCGCCGGCTGCCGCACCGTCCGCGGCGTCCGGGGGTCGGCCTGTGCCGCAGCAGTGGGCGTCCTCTCACGCTGCGGCAGAAGGCGGTGCGCGGCAGCCGGTGCCACCGGCGCCGGGGGGGCACTCGGCAGGGTTCACGACCGAGTCCGCCCCTCGCCGCCGCGGGGTCAACCCGACCCCGATCGTGCTGGGCATCGTGCTCGTGGCTCTGATCGCGGGCGCGGCATGGGCCGTCAACCGCGTGATCTCGCCGTTCGAGCCTCCGGCCAGTGTTGCGACGAGCACCGAGACCGGTGGCTCCCCGGACCCGACGGACGGCGCCGCGACCGCGCCGACTCCCGCCGATCCCGAGGTGGTTCGTCCCGTGATCGCCACCGCCGAGCAGGTCGGGCCGGCTGCGAGCTGCCGGGGCGAGCAACCGGAGACGGCGGTTCTCGCGGTCGACGGTGACCCGTCGACGTTCTGGTTCACCTGCACCTACTCGAGCCCGACGTTCGGTGGCCTCAAGGACGGCATCGGGTTCACGGTGACCCTGCGCGAGCCGGCAACGGTGAACTCGATGACGATCCTGAGCAACAGCGCGGGCGGGCACGTCGAGGTGCGCAAGGCGACGTCCGCCAACCCGACCGAGGGCCCGGTGCTGGCCGAGGGCGCGTTCGCGGCGACGACTGAGCTCACGTTCGCGCAGCCCGTGGTGGGCGACTCGTTCGTCATCTGGATCACCGAGCTGCCCACGACCGAGGGCTCCAACCGGCTGGAGCTCAGCGAGATCACCCTCCAGTGACCGCAGCCCTGCCGTCCCCGTGACCGCGGGGTCGCAGCGCCGGAACATCGGCGCCTTCGGGCGCGTTACGAAGGCGGTGGATCGCCGAACGTCGCCCGACGGGCGTCACCACCGCGAGAAGGAGACACATGAGTGACAGCGTGACCGACATCCTGGACGTTCCCGCGCCCACCATCCACGACGTCGTCATCGTGGGTTCGGGCCCTGCCGGCTACACCGCAGCGGTGTATGCGGCCCGGGCGGGGCTGGCTCCCGTGGTGGTCGCCGGCTCGGTGACCGCGGGCGGCGCGCTCATGAACACGACGGAGGTCGAGAACTTCCCCGGGTTCCCCGAGGCCGTCATGGGGCCCGACCTCATGGACAAGATGCGCGAGCAGGCCGAGAGGTTCGGCGCCGAGGTCGTCTGGGACGACGCCGAGAGCGTCGACCTCACCGGCGACGTGAAGCGCATCCTCACCGGCGGTGGAGAGACATACCTGGCGCGCGCCGTCATCCTCGCGACCGGCTCGGCCTACCGCGAGCTCGGTCTGGAGGACGAGAAGCGGCTCTCGGGCCGCGGCGTGTCCTGGTGCGCGACCTGCGACGGGTTCTTCTTCCGCGAGCAGGAGATCGCCGTCGTCGGTGGCGGCGACTCCGCGATGGAGGAGGCCACCTTCCTGACGCGGTTCGCCTCGAAGGTCACCCTCGTGCACCGCCGCGACTCGCTGCGGGCGTCGAAGATCATGGCCGAGCGCGCTCTGGCGAACCCGAAGATCGAGGTCGCCTGGAACAGCGAGGTCGCCGCGATCGTCGGCGAGAACCAGGTCTCGGCGCTCACGTTGCGCGACACGGTCACCGGTGAGGAGCGTGAGCTGCCCGTCACGGGTCTGTTCGTGGCCATCGGGCACGAGCCGCGCACCGAGCTGGTCAAGGGCCAGATCGACCTCGACGACGAGGGCTACATCCGGGTCGAGGGCCGCTCGACGCGCACCAACCTGTCTGGCGTCTTCGCCTGCGGCGACGCCGTCGACCACACCTACCGCCAGGCGATCACGGCCGCCGGGTCAGGCTGCTCCGCAGCCCTCGACGCGCAGGCGTACCTCGCCTCGCTCGACGACGCGGCCACGACGCCAGCGCCCGCCAAGGAGTACGCATGACCGACAACCACGCCACCGTCATCGTCACGGACGACACGTTCAAGGCCGAGGTGCTCGACGCCGACCTGCCCGTCGTCGTCGACTTCTGGGCGACCTGGTGCGGCCCGTGCCGCATGGTGGCCCCGATCCTCGAGGAGATCGCCGAGG from Xylanimonas allomyrinae carries:
- a CDS encoding CCA tRNA nucleotidyltransferase, encoding MAPAAIELGTLFRSAGHELALVGGPVRDAFLGRASNDLDFATSASPDQTQELLARWGDAHWDIGKEFGTIGARRFARPPRAGSGAGEGGAGEEGGTAGAADIVVEVTTYRSDQYDPASRKPVVAFGDTLDGDLSRRDFTVNAMAVRVPELTFVDPFDGLGDLARRVLRTPIAPERSFDDDPLRMLRAARFAAQLGFAVDPGTLAALESMVDRIEIVSAERVQAELSKLLLADRPRRGLEVLVETGLAGHVLPELPALKLEIDEHHRHKDVYQHSLTVLEQAIAQETGPDGPVPGPDLVLRLASLLHDIGKPATRRFEPGGGVSFHHHEIVGAKLATRRLRALKYEKQVVKDVARLIELHLRFHGYADASTGGGLSPAWTDSAVRRYVTDAGPLLERLHRLTRADSTTRNKRKAQRLADAYTDLERRIEALRAQEEIDAIRPDLDGTQIMSILGIGPSREVGAAYKHLLALRMEHGPLGTERAEAELRAWWEQQQGSADG
- a CDS encoding glycosyltransferase family 4 protein, producing the protein MTTRARPLTVEAEPAFRTAHANPYNASLYRAVRRCGAHVDDLSVRRLLTRHVDIVHLHWPDLTFLSSHRPLAVLLRLVAFFGALRVARLRGTRLVWTAHNLASHEPRSTPALRALYRRLLVANIDGILTLTADGAQAVRSLDPDLASVPTFVTPHGHYRDDYDLTVSRDVARERLGVDPRVRLVVSVGQIRPYKNVPRLLEVFTQVPDVDARLAVVGKPAGGVDAAALRALADADPRITAELEFLPDDRLALWLRAADLVVLPYRRIQNSGSALLALSADRPVLVPAIGALTELADAVGPAWVRCYGGELDAATLGDALRWAAGPREQRCDLDAFAWDRIAEATVAAYEAVLGRPRPRGSRRIVSADGGPVRAGVSP
- the trxB gene encoding thioredoxin-disulfide reductase, translated to MSDSVTDILDVPAPTIHDVVIVGSGPAGYTAAVYAARAGLAPVVVAGSVTAGGALMNTTEVENFPGFPEAVMGPDLMDKMREQAERFGAEVVWDDAESVDLTGDVKRILTGGGETYLARAVILATGSAYRELGLEDEKRLSGRGVSWCATCDGFFFREQEIAVVGGGDSAMEEATFLTRFASKVTLVHRRDSLRASKIMAERALANPKIEVAWNSEVAAIVGENQVSALTLRDTVTGEERELPVTGLFVAIGHEPRTELVKGQIDLDDEGYIRVEGRSTRTNLSGVFACGDAVDHTYRQAITAAGSGCSAALDAQAYLASLDDAATTPAPAKEYA
- a CDS encoding NUDIX hydrolase, which produces MPPGGSPLRVDPRRLRPTPGAPPGTGGLSPLPTPVTPQQHLPVVDETSAGGVVVRPADDGEDGPQAAVIVRRNRAGRLEWCLPKGHLEGTETPQQAAIREVFEETGIAGEIRTTLGVIDYWFSGETRRVHKVVHHYLLSMTGGTLTVEGDPDQEAEDAFWVPVGMLPERLSYPNEQRLAVIARQLLVRAPGLARPGSPQ
- a CDS encoding DUF6049 family protein, coding for MTVANPTAEVLEGASVRLWIGWKRVLSRSDLAAWADGTGGRPGTPQKTLDVPSLAAGAHIDLTFSLPVDGLRLTGDDRAPRELAITLADGRSTLAAVHSFLLWDPAPPGEGTPSGDSGARGTTPESPEPPSPEPSDTGQTGTGKTGTGKTGTVGLSLLAPMTGPALDPADPHSAGALAALTAPGGPLARTLAAVGVAEGATGTRGALAIAVDPALVATATASHDPQTTAWAGAVTGLGDRTSVSPLPAYDPDLGALAHADLGAPDLTGALTAPLPAGWSVPSTWGATVAWPAGSTPDVATLAAARAAGLSTAVVMDGLAPSQGTATGLAAVGTNAGGVTALVADQALSQVLAAATDLAGGEAPVLSAAEATQRLLAETAVVAFQNAGDEPHLLATLPRGWSPDADALHATLGALQASGWVRLAPLDELRASPVPTVERTPLPGSQPQDGELAPLEVRRLADARSAVASLAAVADDPRAVTSLVAPGLAAPVSVAWRSSPTDRSTAVDAAIDAATTLRSALTVSVVNLEVTLISAAGALPVTVRNNLPVDATVDVVLRPDDARLIIESRPTIVVAAGTEARVNVPVSALASGDVDVQVQLLTPDGAQAADPVSLQLRVRAGWETVGTAVLAGLVALLLVFGIWRTVRRGRSPRRTSDADVPDPLIRGEAERRA
- a CDS encoding MDR family MFS transporter, coding for MDAAPPTRSLIADASPVAATPTTGSPPRSKDRSTGRSTGRSTAQPDPGSAPASDRLPRTHFTAIALLLASTFVVILNETTMSVALPPIMADLHVTAATGQWLTTVFMLTMAVTIPTTGFLLQRFGTRVSYLLAMSLFSAGTLLALLAPSFGVLVGARVVQALGTAIMMPLLMTTVMNLVPPRHRGRVMGNVSLVISAAPALGPTLSGAVLGPLGWRGVFGVVLPIAVAALIVGAVLVRDVSVRERQRLDAVSIALAVAGFGGLVYGLSSLGEAVDGTTPVPPAAPLALGVAGVALFAWRQVRLQRHDDALLDLRVFASRGFSTSLAALAVSMLAMFGSFIVLPLVLQRALGLDPLVTGLLVLPGGLVMGLLGPVVGTLYDRVGPRPLVAPGAALVAAAFAALTTISPTTAWGFVLAAHMLLSLGLALVFTPLFTSALGSLPPRLYSHGSAALGTVQQLAGAAGTATFVALLTARSASLGAGGADAPHALTGGASLTFVVGAAVMLGAALLALGLRRVPAAEGAAPH